The following DNA comes from Nocardioides sp. JQ2195.
ACCAGGTGGTTGACCCGGCCGTAGACGACGAAGAAGGTGAAGTCGGGTCCCATCGGCTTGGCGTGCGCGACCAGGGCCGGCTCCATGCCCATCTTGTTGGCCAGCTGCTCGGCGGCCCCCTCGGCGACCTTGGAGTGAGGCATCGGCAGGGTGAACGAGATCTGCACCATGCCGTCGCCCGTGGTGTCGCCGTAGGGGCGGATCAGCTTGCCGGGCTCCGTCGACCCGGTGGTGGTCGGGCTCATGAGTTCTCCTCCAGCAGGTCGGTGGCCGGGTTGTAGTAGGCGTCGGACTTCTCGGCGACCCCGTCGAGCCCGCGGCCGGCGTCGGAGGGCCGCTTCATCAGCCCGAACGTGCCGTCCGCGATCGCGTCGAGCAGGCCGTCCTCGTGGGCGACGATCTTCTCCATCAGGTCGATCGACTCCCCCAGCACCTGCTTGGCGCGGTTCGCGATGAAGCCGTCGGGCGCGGGCCGGAAGTCCTCGTGGAGGTTGCCGGCCGCGTTCATCACGTAGCGCACGTTCTGCAGCGCCAGGTCGCGGTCGGAGAGCCACGGGGTGACCACGGCCTCGGTCATCATGCCGACCAGCAGGATGCCCTGGCCGGTCATCGCGCCGACGAGGTTGAAGAAGCCGTCGAGCAGGTAGCCCCGGAACACGTCGCCGGTCATGTGCCGTGTCGGCGGCATCCACTTCAGCGGAGCATCCGGGAACAGGGTGCGGGCCAGCATCGCGTGGGCCAGCTCGAGCCGGAAGGAGTCCGGGACCTCGGGGTCGATCTCGAACGCGTGTCCCAGGCCGAGCTGCCAGTCGTCGAGCCCGGCCTCCCGGGCGAAGTACTCGTTGAGCAGCTGGCTGGTGGTGACGGTGTTCGCAGCCTCGACCGCGTCGGCAGTGGTGAGGTAGTTGTCCTCGCCGGTGTTGATGATGATGCCGGCGCGGGCGTGGATCTGGCGGCTCAACCGCTGGTCGACGAAGGTGCGGACCGGGTTGATGTCGCGGAAGAGGATGCCGTACATCGAGTCGTTCAGCATCATGTCGAGGCGCTCCATGCCGGCCAGCGCTGCGATCTCGGGCATGCACAGCCCGGACGCGTAGTTCGTCAGCCGGATGTATCGGCCGAGCTCCCGGCTGGACTCGTCGAGCGCCGCCCGCATCAGGCGGAAGTTCTCCTGGGTGGCGTAGGTTCCGGCGAAGCCCTCCCGGGTCGCGCCCTCGGGGACGTAGTCGAGCAGTGACTGGCCGGTGGAGCGGATCACCGCGATCACGTCGGCGCCCTCACGGGCGGCTGCCTGGGCCTGCGGGACGTCCTCGTAGATGTCGCCGGTGGCCACGATCAGGTAGATCCACGGCTTGCGGGGTGCGTCACCGACGTCGCGGATCAGCTGCTCCCGCTCGACGCGGCGCTGGTCCATGCGGCGTACGCCGTGGGCGACCTGCTGGCGCGACGCCTGCGCCGCCGACGTGGCCTCGGCGCCCTCGGGCAGCCGGAAGCGGACCGAACCGGCGGAGGCCTTCTGGGCCAGCGTGGCGAGGTCCTCGGCCTCGCCACGGAGCAGGGCGTCCCACACCGGCAGGGCGACGCCGTGCTCGAGGCCCACGTCACCCCGGACGCTGTCGAGCAGGAGGTTCACCCACGGTGTGCCGTCGGCGTCGGCGCCCTCGAGCCCGCCGAGGCGAAGCATGGCCCGCTCCACCGAGACGGTGGTGTGGCGCTTGGTCATCTCGACGATCGGCGCCCCGACCGTGGCGGCCAGGGCGCGAGCCCTGGCGATCACGGCGGGGTCCAGGTCGAGCATGCCGGGTCGATTGGCGGTCATCAGTGCCTTCCTTCGAAGAGCTCGCGGACCCCGGCGTTGGCACGCAGCAGGTCCAGGGCGTACGCCGCGTGGCCGGGCACGTAACCGTTGCCGACCAGCATGGTCACGTCGGCGGCCAGCCCCTCGGCGCCCAGCGCCGCGGCGGAGAACGAGGTGGCCATGCTGAAGAAGATCACCGTGCCCTGGTCGGCGGTGGAGAGGATCGCGCCACCCTCGCAGCCGGGCACGTCGACACAGACCACGGTCACGTCGGCTGGTCCTCCGGCGGCGGTGACGGCGGTGCGCAGGGCCAGTGGGTCGCGGGCGTCGGCGAGCACGACCTCGTCGGCCAGGCCGGCCGCCTTGAGACGGGCCGCCTCCGTCTCGGTGGGGACGACGCCGATCGTGCGTGCGGCACCGGCGTGGCGGGCTGCCGCCAAGGACAGGGAGCCGCTCTTGCCGCCCCCGCCGATCACCGCGACGGTCGGGGCGTCGTACTGCTTGACGACGCGGCTGGTCAGCGCCGGCGCACCGCACACGTCCATGACGGACAACGCGAGGTCGTGGTCGAGGTCGTCGGGCAGGACGGCCGCGATCGAGCGACCGAAGAGGATGGCGTACCCGTCGCAGGGGACCTGTTCGCCGAGCCCGTCCCAGGCGGCGAGCCGGTCCTCGATGACCAGCGGGGTCAGGGTCAGCGACACCAGGGTGGCCACGCGGTCGCCGACCGACAGACCGAGTGCGGACGTGGGTCCGACCTCCTCGACGACACCGATGAGCATGCCGCCCGAGCCGGTCTCGGGATTCTGCATCTTGCCGCGGGTGGCGACGATGTCGAGGACCGCGGCACGGATCGCGTCGCCGTCGGGCTCGCCGCCGGGGCCGGTGTGGGTGCGCTCCAGCTGGCGGTAGGAGGCGGCGTCGAGGTTCAGCTTCTCGACACGGATCCGCACCTCGTCGGGCCACAGCTCGCGCCGGGTCTCGAGGCGTTGGGCTGCCTGGGGCAGCACCACCCGTTCGTCCAGGACCCGGTGGAGGCCGTTGGGATCGCTGTTCGTGCCCGACATGACGGGGTGTCCTCCCTCACTCTTTGCCCTGCGCCGTAAATCTTGCGGCGTGGCATTTGATTCGCCGTACGATCTCCACCTACTCTGACAGAAGAGGCGCGTGTCACACAAACGACCCGCCGCGCACCACGACGTCGCACCCGACAGGAGCAAGCCGATGAGCATCGAGACCTCGATCGCATCCCTCATCGAGGGACAGACCGGTCAGCCGTACCCCTACCGCAGGACCGAGCTCGTGGAGCCCGACTGGACGCGTCTTCCCGGGTGGAAGGACGTCACCCGCGATGAGTGGGAGTCGGTGCAGTGGCAGCGCTCGCACTGCGTGAAGAACCTCAAGCAGCTGCGCGAGCTGCTCGGAGACCTCGTTGACGATCGCTTCTACGCCGACCTCGAGCGCGACCAGGCCGAGCGCGCCACCATGTCGATGCTGGTCCCGCCGCAGATGATGAACACCATGGCGCCGCACGTCCAGCCTGCCGGGCCGGGCTCGCTGACCGATGCCTTCTACGCCGACCCGGTGCGCCACTACATGCTCCCGGTCTTCTCCGACCGGCGTACCGACTGGCCCTCCCACCCCCACGCCACGCGCGACTCGCTGCACGAGCACGACATGTGGGTGGCCGAGGGGCTGACCCACCGCTACCCCACCAAGGTGCTGGCCGAGCTGCTGCCGACCTGCCCGCAGTACTGCGGGCACTGCACGCGCATGGACCTGGTCGGCAACTCGACGCCGGTGATCGAGAAGCTCAAGTTCTCCGCCAAGCCCGTCGACCGGCTCGACTCGATGATGGAGTACCTCCGCAACACCCCGCAGGTCCGCGACGTCGTCGTCTCCGGCGGTGACGTGGCCAACATGCCCTGGCCGCGACTGGAGGACTTCCTCACCCGTGTCCTCGAGATCGAGAACATCCGCGACATCCGCCTGGCCACCAAGGCGCTGATGGGTCTCCCCCAGCACTGGTTGCAGGACGAGGTGCGCGCCGGCATGGAGCGCGTCGCCACCATCGCCCGTAAGCGCGGCGTCTCGATCGCCATCCACACCCACGTCAACCACGCCAACTCGGTGACCCCCCTGGTCGCCAAGGCGTCGAAGGCGATGCTCGAGACCGGCATCCGCGACGTGCGCAACCAGGGGGTGCTGCTCAACGGCGTCAACGCCGACCCCCACGCGCTGCTCGACCTGTGCTTCACGCTGCTCGACGGTGCGCAGATCATGCCCTACTACTTCTACATGTGCGACATGATCCCCTACTCCGAGCACTGGCGGGTCTCGGTCAAGGACGCCCAGCACCTGCAGCACCACATCATGGGCTACCTCCCCGGCTTCGCGACGCCGCGCATCGTCTGCGACGTCCCGTTCGTCGGCAAGCGCTGGGTGCACCAGCTCGCGTCGTACGACGAGGTGCGCGGCATCTCCGGATGGACGAAGAACTACCGCACCTCGATCGAGGCCACGGATGCAGACGCCTTGTCCCGGGAGTACCACTACTACGACCCGATCCACACCCTGCCGCTCGAGGGCCAGGAGTGGTGGGCCGAGCACGGCAACCTCGACGAGTCCGCGCTGAAGGCGGCTGAGGTGGCGGAGGCGTCCCGGCGCACGGCGGCCCTCCAGGCCCACTGAGGCTCGGCACCCGGGTCCGCTTGTCCTCAGGCCCGGGTGCCGGGAAGAGTGGTGTGATCCGCGAGGTCCCGATGAGTTCGTGGCGCTGCGCGGGTCAACCCTCCCACCAACCCCGCGAGAGGACATCGTCATGCAGAAGATCGTCACGAACCTCTGGTTCGACAACAATGCCGAGGAAGCCATCGAGCACTACATCTCGGTGCTCGGAGACGGCAAGGTGCTCAACGTCGTGACCTACGGCGCTGACCAGATGGGTGAGGAGGGCACCGCCATGGCCGTTGAGTTCGAGCTGATGGGCCAGCGCTTCGTCGGCATCAACGGCGGCCCCATGTTCACCTTCAGCGAGGCGATCTCGCTCGAGGTCCGCTGCGCTGACCAGGCGGAGATCGACAGGGTCTGGGACGGGCTGGTCGAAGGTGGGCTGGAGCAGCCGTGCGGCTGGCTCAAGGACAAGTACGGCCTCTCCTGGCAGGTCGGGCCCGAGAACCTGTCCGACTACACGACCGGTGATCCCGCAGCGGTCGCCCGTTTCATGGCCAAGATGCTGTCCACCAACGGCAAGTTCAACCTGGCCGAGCTCCAAGCGGCGTACGACGGCACCGACGTGAGCTGACGCTGACCGGCTGCGGCCTCAGCCGGAGACCGGGCGGTTCTCGTAGGGCGTGGAGAGCACGATCGTGGTGCGTGTGGAGACGTTCGCGACCCCACGGATCCTTGCCAGGAGGTCTTCCAGGTCGGCAGGCGTGGGTACCCGCACCTTGAGGATGTAGGACTCCTCGCCCGCGACCGACCAGCAGGACTCGATCTGGCTGATGTCGGCCAGCCGGTCCGGGTAGTCGTCAGGCTGCGAAGGATCGATCGGTGTGATCGAGATGAACGCCGTCAGGGGAAGGCCGGTCTGGTCGTGGTCGATCGTGGCGCCGTAGCCCTTGATCAGACCGCGCTGCTCCAGCCGCTTGACCCGTTGGTGCACGGCCGAGGTCGACAACCCAGTCGCCTTGCCGAGGTCGGTGTAGGACATCCGCCCGTCGGCCGCCAGCAGGGTCAGGATGAGGCGATCGGTTTCTTCCACCGGGGCAGCGTAGCGAAAACCGCGGCCCCTCCTGAGAGACTTCACCACGTGACCACGCAGCGATTGATGCTCCTCGACACCGCCAGCCTCTATTTCCGGGCGTTCTTCGGCGTTCCGGACTCGATGAGGGCCCCCGACGGCACCCCGATCAATGCCGTGCGCGGCCTGATGGACTTCATCAGCAGGTTGGTCGGTGAGTACCAGCCGACGCACCTGGCCTGCTGCTGGGACAACGACTGGCGACCGCAGTGGCGGGTCGACCTCATCCCGACCTACAAGGCGCACCGGGTGGTCGAGGTGGTGCCGGGACCGGCTCCGGACGTGGAGGAGGTGCCGGACCCGCTGGAGGCGCAGATCCCCATCATCGTCGACATGCTGGAGGCCTTCGGGATCGCGATCGTCGGTGCCGACGAGATGGAGGCCGACGACGTGATCGGCACGCTGGCCACCGAGGCCGGGATGCCCGTGGACATCGTCACCGGGGACCGTGACCTGTTCCAGCTCGTCGACGACGAGGCCGAGGTGCGCGTCCTCTACACGGCACGCGGCGTCGGCAGGCACGAGCGTGTCGACAACGCCTGGGTGCGCACGAAGTACGACGTCGAGGCGAGCCAGTACGCCGACTTCGCGACCCTGCGCGGTGACACCTCCGACGGTCTGCCGGGAGTGAAGGGCGTGGGCGACAAGACCGCTGCCACGCTCCTCGGTCGGTTTGTCGACATCAAGACGATTGCCGCGGCGGCCCAGGATCCCGAGTCCGACATGGGGCCCGGTCCGCGCGGCAAGATCAAGGCGTCCCTCGACTACCTCGAGGTGGCACCGACCGTGGTCGCCGTACGCCGTGATCTCGACATCGGCGACGTCGACCTGACCCTGCCGCGAACTCCCGCGCACCCCGAGCGCGTCATCGAGCTCGACCAGCGGTGGGGGCTCGGGAGCTCGGCGGTCCGACTGGTCGAGGCGCTCCAGGGATAGGTTGGAGCCATGTCTCCACGCGCCCTGAAGGCACTGGTTGCCGACCTCGTCCTGATCCTGCTCTTCGCCGCGCTCGGTCGTGCCGAGCACGACAGGGGCAACGTCGTCCTGGGGGTGCTCGGTACCGCGTGGCCGTTCCTGGTCGGAGCACTTCTCGGGTGGATCCTGGTCAGGCAGCTCGGGCGGCGAGAAGCGGTCGCCATCGGCCCCGGCATCACCGTGTGGATCTCGACGGTCCTGCTCGGCATGGTCCTGCGCCAGCTCAGCGGCGCCGGCACCGCGTTCTCGTTCATCGTCGTCGCCACCGTGGTGCTCGGGGTGTTCCTGGTCGGGTCGCGGGCCGTGGTCGCGTTGATCGCGAACCGGAAGGTCGCCCGGGCCTCAGCAACCCGGGGTGGCGCGGGTCAGTCGGTGCCGGCCACCGACGAGTAGGACACCACACCGCGCCGCAGCCGGTCGGCGGTCTCGAGGGCCACGGCACGCAGGGGTGTGCCGGCCGAGGCGTGGGCGACCTGGATGGCCAGGTCGAGCAGCTGCTTCATCACCCGCACGAAGTCGCCGGCGGCCAGGTCGATGCCACTGATCACGTCGTCGAGCGCATCACCCTCGGCCCAGCGCCAAGCGGCCCAGGCGAACCCGACGTCGGGCTCGCGCAGGTAGTCGAGCCTGTTGCTGCGCTCGAGCTCGTCGAGGTCGCTCCACAGGTGGACGAGGTCGCGCAACGAGTCGCGGATCCGGCCGACCGGCATCTTCGGCGAACGGGCGTCGTCGGGGCGCCGTGCCTCGAAGACCAGGGCCGACAGCACGGAGGCGAGCTCCGACGCGTCGAGCTCGTTCCACAGCCCGGTGCGGATCGCCTCGGCGGCGACCAGGTCCATGTCGGAGTAGATGCGCTGCAGGTGGACGCCACGCTCGGTGACCTCGTCGCCGTCGAGGTACTCCATGGCGGTGAGGACGTCGCAGACCCGGTCGAACTGCCGGGCGATCGTGTTGGTGCGGTTCTCCACCCGACGCTTGAGCGTGTTGGACTCCTGGTGCAGCTTGAACCACCGCTCGCCCCAGCGTGCGTGCTCCTCACGATCGGGGCAGTCGTGGCACGGGTGCTCGCGCATCCGTTGACGCAGGGACGCGATCTCGGCCTCGACGCTCGACTCCGCCGAGCCATCCCTGTGGGGCGACCTGCTCCGCCGTGAGGGGGGCGGTGGTTGGAAGCCACGCGTCCTGTTGCGCAGGGTCGAGGTCAGGTCGCCCCGCTGTTGCGGGTTGCGCGCGTTGAAGTTGCGCGGCACCCGGATGTGGTCGATGGCCTCGACCGGCGTGGCGAAGTCCATCATCTGCAGTCGCCGGGCCTGGCCCCCCGCGGTGACGACGTAGGGGCGGGGCTCGTCGCGCGACAGCCCCGGGTCGATCACGACCGCGTGGCCGGCGAACTTGCCGTTGGGCACCACGATCACGTCGCCGGGCCTGAGCGCGGCCAGCGAGATGAGCGCGGCGTCGCGCTGGTCGCGGCGACGGGCCTTGGCTGCGCCCTTCTCGACGTCGGAGAGCTTGCGGCGCAGGGCGGCGTACTCCATGAAGTCACCGCGGTCGCACTGCGCCGCCTCGGCGTAGCCGTCGAGTGCGTCCTCGCTCTTGCGCAGCTTGCGGGCCAGACCGACCACGGCCTTGTCGGCCTGGAACTGGGCGAACGAGGACTCGAGCAGCTGGCGCGACCGCTCCCGGCCGAACTGGTGCACGAGGTTGACGGCCATGTTGTACGACGGCCGGAACGACGAGCGCAACGGATAGGTGCGCGTGGAGGCCAGACCGGCCACCTCACGTGGATTCATCCCCTGCTGCCACAGCACGACGCCGTGGCCCTCGACGTCGAGCCCCCGGCGCCCCGCGCGGCCGGTCAGCTGGGTGTACTCCCCCGGGGTCAGGTCGACGTGGGCCTCGCCGTTCCACTTCGACAGCTTCTCGAGCACGACGGTGCGCGCCGGCATGTTGATGCCGAGCGCGAGCGTCTCGGTGGCGAACACGACGCGGCAGAGCCCCCGCAGGTAGAGCTCTTCGACGCACTGCTTGAAGCGGGGCAGCATGCCGGCGTGGTGGGCGGCCACGCCGCGGGTCAGCCCGTCGAGGAACTGGTGGTAGCCGAGGACCTCGAGGTCGTCAGGAGGCAGGTCGGAGCACTGCTCCTCCACGAAGGCGAAGATCTCGTCACGCTCGTCGGGAGTGGTCAGACGCAGGTTGGCGTTCAGGCACTGCTGGACCGCTGCGTCGCAGCCGACCCGACTGAAGATGAACACGATCGCGGGCAGCAGGCCCTCGGCGTCGAGCTCGGCAACCACGTCGAAGCGCGTGGGCTGGTAGAGCCGCCGTCCCTGGGGGCGGGACCCCCGGCCGCGGTTTCCCTTCTTGTCGCGGCGGTCCTTGAACCGGGTCGCCGCCCAGTCGTCACGGGCCACCTTGAGCAGCTCGCGGTTGACCTCCGCTCCCTCCTGGGCGAAGCCGGCCTGGGCCAGCTCCTCCTCGTCGGCGAAGAGGTCGTGCAGCTTCTTGCCGACCATCACGTGCTGGAACAACGGCACCGGCCGCTTCTCCTCGACGATGGTGGTCGTGTCACCCCGAACGGTGGCCAGCCACTCGCCGAACTCCTCGGCGTTCGAGACGGTCGCGCTCAGCGAGATGACCGAGACGCTCTCGGGCAGGTGGATGATCACCTCTTCCCACACGGCACCGCGCGAGCGGTCGGCCAGGTAGTGCACCTCGTCCATCACGACGTAGCCCAGCCCGACCAGGGTGCGTGAGCCGGCGTACAGCATGTTGCGCAGCACCTCGGTCGTCATCACCACGATCGGCGCCTCACCGTTGATGGTGTTGTCGCCGGTGAGCAGCCCGACCTTGTCGGGTCCGTAGCGGGCGACGAGGTCGGCGTACTTCTGGTTGCTCAGCGCCTTGATCGGGGTGGTGTAGAAGCACTTGCGGCCGGACTGCACCGCGAGGTGCACGGCGAACTCCCCCACGATGGTCTTGCCGGAACCCGTGGGCGCCGCGACCAGGACCCCCTTGCCGTCCTCGACCTCGCGGCACGCGCGGAGCTGGAAGTCATCGAGCGGGAAGTCGTAGAGGTCGGCGAACTCCCGCAGCAGTGGGTGCTTCATGCGATCACCGTAAGCGCAAGGGGTGCACATTCGATGGTCAGGGGCAGCGCGCCGAAGCGCTCGCCATCCGCATACGCCACGATGTTCGGTGCTGCCACCGTCACCCGACGTACGCGGTGGTGCTCGTAGGACGGGTGCCCGGTGTGCGTGCCGTTGAACAGGCGTGGGTAGGTCCGCACCAGCTGCGGACGCGACATCGGCCTGATGACCACCACGTCGATCAAGCCGTCGTCGAGGAGTGCTCCTTCGGTGATCCGGAGCCCGCCGCCGAACGAGGGGCCGTTGCCCACGGCCACCAGCATGGCGTCGAGCTGGTGGCTCGCCCCGTCGAGCTCCAACGTGTAGTGGATCGGGGTGAAGGTGCGCAGCTCGGCCAGGGTGGCGAGGTTGTAGCGCATCTGCCCGCGCGGCCAGGTCATCTCGTTGGCCCGCTCGTTGACCAGCGCGTCGAAGCCGGCCGCGAGCACCGTGACGAAGTGCCTCTCCCCGGAACGGGCCAGGTCGAGCCGGCGACGACGGGACGCCACGAC
Coding sequences within:
- a CDS encoding YegS/Rv2252/BmrU family lipid kinase, which gives rise to MATRPGEIALLVNPSSGKGKGARFAAVASPRLREAGFGVQVLTGRNGAEAEDLARTAVAGGCGALVVCGGDGLVHLAVQALAGTDTPLGIIPAGTGNDVARYLGISRSDPRAAVDTVVASRRRRLDLARSGERHFVTVLAAGFDALVNERANEMTWPRGQMRYNLATLAELRTFTPIHYTLELDGASHQLDAMLVAVGNGPSFGGGLRITEGALLDDGLIDVVVIRPMSRPQLVRTYPRLFNGTHTGHPSYEHHRVRRVTVAAPNIVAYADGERFGALPLTIECAPLALTVIA
- a CDS encoding lysine 5,6-aminomutase subunit alpha: MTANRPGMLDLDPAVIARARALAATVGAPIVEMTKRHTTVSVERAMLRLGGLEGADADGTPWVNLLLDSVRGDVGLEHGVALPVWDALLRGEAEDLATLAQKASAGSVRFRLPEGAEATSAAQASRQQVAHGVRRMDQRRVEREQLIRDVGDAPRKPWIYLIVATGDIYEDVPQAQAAAREGADVIAVIRSTGQSLLDYVPEGATREGFAGTYATQENFRLMRAALDESSRELGRYIRLTNYASGLCMPEIAALAGMERLDMMLNDSMYGILFRDINPVRTFVDQRLSRQIHARAGIIINTGEDNYLTTADAVEAANTVTTSQLLNEYFAREAGLDDWQLGLGHAFEIDPEVPDSFRLELAHAMLARTLFPDAPLKWMPPTRHMTGDVFRGYLLDGFFNLVGAMTGQGILLVGMMTEAVVTPWLSDRDLALQNVRYVMNAAGNLHEDFRPAPDGFIANRAKQVLGESIDLMEKIVAHEDGLLDAIADGTFGLMKRPSDAGRGLDGVAEKSDAYYNPATDLLEENS
- a CDS encoding DUF3054 domain-containing protein, which translates into the protein MSPRALKALVADLVLILLFAALGRAEHDRGNVVLGVLGTAWPFLVGALLGWILVRQLGRREAVAIGPGITVWISTVLLGMVLRQLSGAGTAFSFIVVATVVLGVFLVGSRAVVALIANRKVARASATRGGAGQSVPATDE
- a CDS encoding L-erythro-3,5-diaminohexanoate dehydrogenase gives rise to the protein MSGTNSDPNGLHRVLDERVVLPQAAQRLETRRELWPDEVRIRVEKLNLDAASYRQLERTHTGPGGEPDGDAIRAAVLDIVATRGKMQNPETGSGGMLIGVVEEVGPTSALGLSVGDRVATLVSLTLTPLVIEDRLAAWDGLGEQVPCDGYAILFGRSIAAVLPDDLDHDLALSVMDVCGAPALTSRVVKQYDAPTVAVIGGGGKSGSLSLAAARHAGAARTIGVVPTETEAARLKAAGLADEVVLADARDPLALRTAVTAAGGPADVTVVCVDVPGCEGGAILSTADQGTVIFFSMATSFSAAALGAEGLAADVTMLVGNGYVPGHAAYALDLLRANAGVRELFEGRH
- a CDS encoding 5'-3' exonuclease, encoding MTTQRLMLLDTASLYFRAFFGVPDSMRAPDGTPINAVRGLMDFISRLVGEYQPTHLACCWDNDWRPQWRVDLIPTYKAHRVVEVVPGPAPDVEEVPDPLEAQIPIIVDMLEAFGIAIVGADEMEADDVIGTLATEAGMPVDIVTGDRDLFQLVDDEAEVRVLYTARGVGRHERVDNAWVRTKYDVEASQYADFATLRGDTSDGLPGVKGVGDKTAATLLGRFVDIKTIAAAAQDPESDMGPGPRGKIKASLDYLEVAPTVVAVRRDLDIGDVDLTLPRTPAHPERVIELDQRWGLGSSAVRLVEALQG
- a CDS encoding DEAD/DEAH box helicase, encoding MKHPLLREFADLYDFPLDDFQLRACREVEDGKGVLVAAPTGSGKTIVGEFAVHLAVQSGRKCFYTTPIKALSNQKYADLVARYGPDKVGLLTGDNTINGEAPIVVMTTEVLRNMLYAGSRTLVGLGYVVMDEVHYLADRSRGAVWEEVIIHLPESVSVISLSATVSNAEEFGEWLATVRGDTTTIVEEKRPVPLFQHVMVGKKLHDLFADEEELAQAGFAQEGAEVNRELLKVARDDWAATRFKDRRDKKGNRGRGSRPQGRRLYQPTRFDVVAELDAEGLLPAIVFIFSRVGCDAAVQQCLNANLRLTTPDERDEIFAFVEEQCSDLPPDDLEVLGYHQFLDGLTRGVAAHHAGMLPRFKQCVEELYLRGLCRVVFATETLALGINMPARTVVLEKLSKWNGEAHVDLTPGEYTQLTGRAGRRGLDVEGHGVVLWQQGMNPREVAGLASTRTYPLRSSFRPSYNMAVNLVHQFGRERSRQLLESSFAQFQADKAVVGLARKLRKSEDALDGYAEAAQCDRGDFMEYAALRRKLSDVEKGAAKARRRDQRDAALISLAALRPGDVIVVPNGKFAGHAVVIDPGLSRDEPRPYVVTAGGQARRLQMMDFATPVEAIDHIRVPRNFNARNPQQRGDLTSTLRNRTRGFQPPPPSRRSRSPHRDGSAESSVEAEIASLRQRMREHPCHDCPDREEHARWGERWFKLHQESNTLKRRVENRTNTIARQFDRVCDVLTAMEYLDGDEVTERGVHLQRIYSDMDLVAAEAIRTGLWNELDASELASVLSALVFEARRPDDARSPKMPVGRIRDSLRDLVHLWSDLDELERSNRLDYLREPDVGFAWAAWRWAEGDALDDVISGIDLAAGDFVRVMKQLLDLAIQVAHASAGTPLRAVALETADRLRRGVVSYSSVAGTD
- a CDS encoding Lrp/AsnC family transcriptional regulator, whose product is MEETDRLILTLLAADGRMSYTDLGKATGLSTSAVHQRVKRLEQRGLIKGYGATIDHDQTGLPLTAFISITPIDPSQPDDYPDRLADISQIESCWSVAGEESYILKVRVPTPADLEDLLARIRGVANVSTRTTIVLSTPYENRPVSG
- a CDS encoding lysine 2,3-aminomutase, producing the protein MSIETSIASLIEGQTGQPYPYRRTELVEPDWTRLPGWKDVTRDEWESVQWQRSHCVKNLKQLRELLGDLVDDRFYADLERDQAERATMSMLVPPQMMNTMAPHVQPAGPGSLTDAFYADPVRHYMLPVFSDRRTDWPSHPHATRDSLHEHDMWVAEGLTHRYPTKVLAELLPTCPQYCGHCTRMDLVGNSTPVIEKLKFSAKPVDRLDSMMEYLRNTPQVRDVVVSGGDVANMPWPRLEDFLTRVLEIENIRDIRLATKALMGLPQHWLQDEVRAGMERVATIARKRGVSIAIHTHVNHANSVTPLVAKASKAMLETGIRDVRNQGVLLNGVNADPHALLDLCFTLLDGAQIMPYYFYMCDMIPYSEHWRVSVKDAQHLQHHIMGYLPGFATPRIVCDVPFVGKRWVHQLASYDEVRGISGWTKNYRTSIEATDADALSREYHYYDPIHTLPLEGQEWWAEHGNLDESALKAAEVAEASRRTAALQAH
- a CDS encoding VOC family protein — translated: MQKIVTNLWFDNNAEEAIEHYISVLGDGKVLNVVTYGADQMGEEGTAMAVEFELMGQRFVGINGGPMFTFSEAISLEVRCADQAEIDRVWDGLVEGGLEQPCGWLKDKYGLSWQVGPENLSDYTTGDPAAVARFMAKMLSTNGKFNLAELQAAYDGTDVS